The Micromonospora sp. M71_S20 genome has a window encoding:
- a CDS encoding TetR/AcrR family transcriptional regulator, giving the protein MITETSPRDRIVRAAAALLAEGGREAVSTRAVSRAAGVQAPTIYRQFGDMRGLLDAAASYGFAAYLHAQAARDLVDDPVDDLRRGWDLHVGFGVANPAFHALMYGDPRPGVTPTATRVAADILRQLVHRVAEAGRLRTGVDQATEMLHASSCGVTLTLIRTPPPQRDPALSTRTREAVLAALVTDSPAARATSRADRPVRHAVALRAALDTLSTDLSPAERALLAEWLDRITHTPS; this is encoded by the coding sequence ATGATCACCGAGACGTCGCCCCGGGACCGAATCGTCCGGGCCGCCGCCGCGCTGCTCGCCGAGGGTGGCCGGGAGGCCGTCTCCACCCGCGCGGTCAGCCGGGCGGCGGGGGTGCAGGCGCCCACGATCTACCGTCAGTTCGGCGACATGCGCGGCCTGCTGGACGCGGCGGCCAGCTACGGGTTCGCCGCGTACCTGCACGCCCAGGCGGCCCGCGACCTCGTCGACGACCCGGTCGACGACCTGCGCCGGGGCTGGGACCTGCACGTCGGCTTCGGCGTGGCCAATCCGGCGTTCCACGCCCTCATGTACGGCGACCCGCGCCCCGGCGTGACCCCGACGGCGACCCGGGTCGCGGCCGACATCCTGCGCCAACTCGTGCACCGGGTGGCCGAGGCGGGCCGGCTGCGCACGGGCGTCGACCAGGCGACCGAGATGCTGCACGCCAGCTCCTGCGGGGTCACCCTCACCCTGATCCGGACCCCGCCGCCGCAACGCGACCCGGCCCTGTCGACCCGCACCCGCGAGGCGGTGCTCGCCGCCCTGGTCACCGACTCCCCCGCCGCCCGGGCGACCTCCCGGGCCGACCGACCCGTCCGGCACGCGGTGGCGCTGCGCGCCGCCCTCGACACCCTCAGCACCGACCTCAGCCCCGCAGAACGCGCCCTGCTGGCCGAATGGCTGGACCGCATCACCCACACCCCCTCCTAA
- a CDS encoding HAD family hydrolase has translation MPDHAEPPHASRGADDAVRPGPSRRPVEAVLLDFHGTLAQVEEPRDWVLAAAAACGVTLERMRATALADRLLTAGRAGGPLPTRVPPRLTELWADRDLYPHAHRGAYTGLAETVDAGIEGFAEALYERVLVPEGWVPYPDTAPTLAALRAGGVRVGVVSNIGFDIRPHFEAWGLAGLVDAFVLSYEVGRCKPDPGIFLRACGMLGVDPERTLMVGDTPADAGAVAAGCAVLVLPAAEAGRANGLGAVLDLAGIEKQS, from the coding sequence GTGCCGGATCATGCCGAACCGCCCCACGCCTCGCGCGGCGCCGACGACGCCGTCCGCCCGGGTCCGTCCCGCCGGCCGGTGGAGGCGGTCCTGCTCGACTTCCACGGCACCCTGGCCCAGGTGGAGGAGCCCCGGGACTGGGTGCTCGCGGCCGCGGCCGCCTGCGGGGTGACCCTGGAGCGGATGCGGGCCACCGCGCTGGCCGACCGGCTGCTGACCGCCGGCCGGGCGGGCGGGCCGCTGCCGACCCGGGTGCCGCCCCGGCTGACCGAGCTCTGGGCCGACCGGGACCTCTACCCGCACGCCCACCGGGGTGCCTACACCGGGCTCGCCGAGACCGTGGACGCGGGCATCGAGGGCTTCGCGGAGGCGCTCTACGAGCGGGTGCTGGTGCCCGAGGGCTGGGTGCCCTACCCGGACACCGCCCCGACCCTGGCCGCGCTGCGGGCCGGGGGCGTCCGGGTGGGCGTCGTCAGCAACATCGGCTTCGACATCCGGCCGCACTTCGAGGCCTGGGGGCTGGCCGGGCTGGTCGACGCGTTCGTGCTCTCGTACGAGGTGGGGCGCTGCAAGCCGGACCCGGGGATCTTCCTGCGCGCCTGCGGGATGCTCGGCGTCGACCCGGAGCGGACGCTGATGGTGGGCGACACCCCGGCCGACGCGGGGGCCGTCGCGGCCGGGTGCGCGGTGCTGGTGCTGCCGGCCGCCGAGGCGGGTCGGGCCAACGGACTGGGTGCCGTGCTGGACCTGGCCGGCATCGAGAAGCAGAGTTAA
- a CDS encoding RNA helicase — translation MSSPAERYAAARRRAAQASQFPALDEFALDLGFDLDDFQREACQALERGSGVLVCAPTGAGKTVVGEFAVHLALRGTPAGDATAPAAGDGGAPPRRRKCFYTTPIKALSNQKYHDLVDRYGAEQVGLLTGDNAINGDAPVVVMTTEVLRNMLYAGSATLDGLAYVVMDEVHYLADRFRGGVWEEVIIHLPASVTLVSLSATVSNAEEFADWLVTVRGETAVVVSEHRPVPLWQHMLVGKRMFDLFHDADAARKHDVHPELLRYTRDTMRRLELGEGRSAGPGGGRRGPRWRGPMRPDIVDRLDREGLLPAILFIFSRAGCAAAVQQCLAAGLRLTSPDERAEIRRVVESRVTAIPGEDLTVLGYWEWLDGLERGLAAHHAGMLPVFKEVVEELFVRGLVKAVFATETLALGINMPARCVVLERLVKYNGEAHVDLTPGEYTQLTGRAGRRGIDVEGHAVVVWSPETDPRHVAGLASTRTYPLRSSFRPSYNMAVNLVGTVGAEPARALLESSFAQFQADRSVVGLARQVQRNTETIEAYGVEAACHHGDFDEYFALRVAIGERERAIARQGQSQRKAAAVASLERLRVGDVIRVPSGRRAGLAVVLDPATGGFGEPRPLVLTQDRWAGRVSPGDFTAPAEVLARIRVPKHFNHRSPAARRDLAAEVSGTGLDRHGGRRGGRSRQAVGEDHRLSQLRTELRRHPCHACPDREEHARWAERRRRLENDTEELRQRVAGRTGSLARTFDRIVALLTARGYLTPDGAVTDAGRMLGRIWTEADLLVAECLRRGVWDGLSPAELAAAVSVVVFEARRDVDERASLPRGPVAEAVDETLKLWSEIEADEAARGLTVTREPDLGFAWPVYRWARGEALAKVLGSGHEIDGEMPAGDFVRWARQVVDLLGQLADSGGASAELRSTARQAIGAVNRGVLAYHTPA, via the coding sequence ATGTCGAGCCCCGCCGAGCGGTACGCCGCGGCGCGCCGCCGGGCCGCGCAGGCCTCACAGTTCCCGGCACTGGACGAGTTCGCCCTCGATCTGGGGTTCGATCTCGACGACTTCCAGCGGGAGGCGTGCCAGGCTCTGGAACGGGGCAGCGGCGTCCTGGTCTGCGCTCCGACCGGCGCCGGCAAGACCGTGGTCGGCGAGTTCGCCGTGCACCTGGCACTGCGCGGCACGCCGGCCGGCGACGCGACGGCGCCCGCGGCCGGCGACGGGGGCGCCCCGCCCCGCCGGCGCAAGTGCTTCTACACCACTCCGATCAAGGCCCTGTCGAACCAGAAGTACCACGACCTGGTCGACCGCTACGGCGCCGAGCAGGTCGGGCTGCTCACCGGCGACAACGCCATCAACGGCGACGCCCCGGTGGTGGTGATGACCACCGAGGTGCTGCGCAACATGCTCTACGCCGGCTCGGCCACCCTCGACGGCCTGGCCTACGTGGTGATGGACGAGGTGCACTACCTCGCCGACCGGTTCCGCGGCGGCGTGTGGGAAGAGGTGATCATCCATCTGCCCGCCTCGGTCACCCTGGTCTCCCTGTCGGCCACCGTGTCCAACGCCGAGGAGTTCGCCGACTGGCTGGTCACCGTGCGCGGCGAGACGGCCGTGGTGGTCAGCGAGCACCGCCCGGTGCCGCTGTGGCAGCACATGCTGGTCGGCAAGCGGATGTTCGACCTGTTCCACGACGCCGATGCCGCCCGCAAGCACGACGTGCACCCCGAGCTGCTGCGCTACACCCGCGACACCATGCGCCGGCTGGAACTCGGCGAGGGGCGCAGCGCCGGCCCCGGCGGCGGCCGGCGCGGGCCCCGCTGGCGCGGCCCGATGCGCCCCGACATCGTCGACCGGCTCGACCGGGAGGGGCTGCTGCCGGCGATCCTGTTCATCTTCAGCCGCGCCGGCTGCGCCGCGGCCGTGCAGCAGTGCCTCGCCGCGGGCCTGCGGCTCACCTCCCCCGACGAGCGGGCCGAGATCCGTCGCGTCGTCGAGTCGCGGGTCACCGCCATCCCCGGCGAGGACCTGACCGTCCTCGGCTACTGGGAGTGGCTCGACGGCCTCGAACGCGGGCTGGCCGCCCACCACGCCGGCATGCTGCCGGTGTTCAAGGAGGTCGTCGAGGAGCTCTTCGTCCGGGGCCTGGTCAAGGCGGTCTTCGCTACCGAGACGCTCGCCCTGGGCATCAACATGCCGGCGCGCTGCGTCGTGCTGGAGCGGCTGGTCAAGTACAACGGCGAGGCGCACGTCGACCTGACGCCGGGGGAGTACACCCAGCTCACGGGCCGCGCCGGCCGGCGGGGCATCGACGTCGAGGGGCACGCCGTCGTCGTCTGGTCCCCGGAGACCGACCCCCGGCACGTGGCCGGTCTCGCCTCCACCCGCACCTACCCGCTGCGGTCCAGCTTCCGGCCGTCGTACAACATGGCGGTCAACCTGGTCGGCACGGTCGGCGCCGAGCCGGCCCGCGCGCTGCTGGAGTCCTCGTTCGCCCAGTTCCAGGCGGACCGCTCGGTGGTCGGCCTGGCCCGCCAGGTGCAGCGCAACACCGAGACCATCGAGGCGTACGGCGTGGAGGCGGCCTGCCACCACGGCGACTTCGACGAGTACTTCGCGCTGCGGGTGGCGATCGGCGAGCGGGAGCGGGCCATCGCCCGGCAGGGGCAGAGCCAGCGCAAGGCCGCCGCGGTGGCCTCACTGGAGCGGCTACGGGTCGGCGACGTGATCCGGGTGCCGTCGGGCCGGCGGGCCGGCCTGGCCGTCGTGCTCGACCCGGCCACCGGCGGCTTCGGCGAGCCCCGGCCGCTGGTGCTCACCCAGGACCGCTGGGCGGGCCGGGTCAGCCCCGGGGACTTCACCGCCCCGGCCGAGGTGCTGGCGCGCATCCGGGTGCCGAAGCACTTCAACCACCGGTCCCCGGCGGCCCGGCGTGACCTGGCCGCCGAGGTCAGCGGCACCGGGCTGGACCGGCACGGCGGCCGCCGGGGCGGCCGGTCCCGGCAGGCCGTCGGCGAGGACCACCGGCTCAGCCAGCTCCGCACCGAGCTGCGCCGGCATCCCTGCCACGCCTGCCCCGACCGCGAGGAGCACGCCCGCTGGGCGGAGCGGCGCCGCCGCCTGGAGAACGACACCGAGGAGCTGCGGCAGCGGGTGGCCGGCCGGACCGGGTCGCTGGCCCGCACGTTCGACCGGATCGTGGCGCTGCTCACCGCCCGGGGCTACCTGACGCCCGACGGCGCGGTGACCGACGCCGGCCGGATGCTCGGCCGGATCTGGACCGAGGCGGACCTGCTGGTCGCCGAGTGCCTGCGGCGCGGGGTGTGGGACGGGCTCTCCCCGGCGGAGCTGGCGGCGGCGGTCTCCGTGGTGGTCTTCGAGGCCCGCCGCGACGTCGACGAGCGGGCGTCGCTGCCGCGCGGCCCCGTGGCCGAGGCGGTCGACGAGACGCTCAAGCTGTGGAGCGAGATCGAGGCCGACGAGGCGGCCCGCGGCCTCACCGTCACCCGCGAGCCCGACCTCGGCTTCGCCTGGCCGGTCTACCGGTGGGCGCGGGGCGAGGCGCTGGCGAAGGTCCTCGGCAGCGGCCACGAGATCGACGGCGAGATGCCGGCCGGCGACTTCGTCCGCTGGGCGCGGCAGGTGGTCGACCTGCTCGGCCAGCTCGCCGACTCCGGCGGCGCCTCGGCGGAGCTCAGGTCGACCGCCCGGCAGGCGATCGGCGCCGTGAACCGGGGCGTGCTGGCCTACCACACCCCGGCCTGA
- a CDS encoding MHYT domain-containing protein, with translation MAEINHFEYGWITPALSYALSVLGSALGLICAIRIRTAGSAGQRAWWGTLAAWAIGGTAIWTMHFMAMLGFAVQGTRIRYDVPITVASAMIAVIAVGIGLAIVGTGRFSAVRLLAGGLFTGAGVAAMHYTGMAAMRLNGRIDYDTTRVVLSVVIAVVAATVALWLAMTVRRGLAIVGSALLMGVAVNGMHFTGMSAMSVHPHTGQGEVSGAGVSTLLVPIILAVVFGVVGLVYALLAAPTAEDRVAAAYFDNLRGHEPAEPAPAAPDPVGLRARSTLGQPGTPFPSRRGDPPR, from the coding sequence GTGGCGGAGATCAATCACTTTGAGTACGGGTGGATCACCCCCGCGCTCAGCTACGCGCTGTCGGTGCTGGGTTCGGCCCTGGGCCTGATCTGCGCGATCCGCATCCGCACCGCGGGCAGCGCGGGCCAGCGCGCCTGGTGGGGAACCCTGGCGGCCTGGGCCATCGGCGGCACCGCCATCTGGACCATGCACTTCATGGCGATGCTCGGCTTCGCCGTCCAGGGCACCCGGATCCGGTACGACGTGCCGATCACCGTGGCCAGCGCGATGATCGCGGTGATCGCGGTCGGCATCGGCCTGGCCATCGTCGGCACCGGGCGGTTCTCCGCCGTGCGGCTGCTCGCCGGGGGCCTGTTCACGGGCGCGGGGGTCGCCGCGATGCACTACACCGGCATGGCGGCCATGCGGCTCAACGGCCGGATCGACTACGACACCACCCGGGTCGTGCTCTCGGTCGTGATCGCGGTGGTCGCGGCCACGGTGGCGCTCTGGCTGGCGATGACCGTCCGCCGGGGGCTGGCGATCGTCGGCTCGGCGCTGCTGATGGGCGTCGCCGTCAACGGCATGCACTTCACCGGGATGAGCGCCATGTCGGTGCATCCGCACACCGGGCAGGGCGAGGTGTCCGGCGCCGGCGTCAGCACCCTGCTCGTGCCGATCATCCTCGCGGTGGTGTTCGGCGTGGTCGGGCTGGTCTACGCGCTGCTGGCCGCCCCCACCGCCGAGGACCGGGTCGCCGCCGCGTACTTCGACAACCTGCGGGGCCACGAACCGGCCGAGCCGGCGCCCGCGGCGCCGGACCCGGTGGGGCTGCGGGCCCGGTCCACCCTCGGCCAGCCGGGCACCCCCTTCCCGTCCCGCCGGGGCGACCCGCCGCGCTGA
- a CDS encoding 5'-3' exonuclease, with protein sequence MAQRPPILLIDAPSLYFRAYFGIPESAARAADGSPVNAVRGFLDMLASLIRTRRPDRMVCAMDHDWRPDWRVALLPSYKAHRVAPEGGEVVPDTLSPQVPLILEVLDAVGIAHVGAAGYEADDVLGTLSVTQPAPVEVVSGDRDLFQLVDDARPVRLLYVGRGVAKLDDCDDAAVRARYGVPADRYADFAALRGDPSDGLPGVAGVGEKTAARLVERYGDIAGILAALDEPGSGFAPGLRTKLAAARDYLAVAPQVVRVALDVPLPELATELPTAPADPDRLLELAGEWNLAGSARRLVDALAQRS encoded by the coding sequence GTGGCACAGCGACCCCCCATCCTGCTCATCGACGCGCCCAGTCTCTACTTCCGGGCCTACTTCGGCATACCCGAGTCGGCGGCCCGGGCCGCCGACGGCAGCCCCGTCAACGCGGTGCGCGGCTTCCTCGACATGCTGGCGAGCCTGATCCGCACCCGCCGGCCCGACCGGATGGTCTGCGCGATGGACCACGACTGGCGGCCCGACTGGCGGGTGGCGCTGCTGCCGTCCTACAAGGCGCACCGGGTGGCCCCCGAGGGCGGCGAGGTGGTGCCCGACACCCTCAGCCCGCAGGTCCCGCTGATCCTGGAGGTGCTCGACGCCGTCGGGATCGCCCACGTCGGCGCGGCCGGCTACGAGGCCGACGACGTGCTCGGCACCCTCTCGGTGACCCAGCCGGCGCCGGTGGAGGTGGTCTCCGGCGACCGGGACCTGTTCCAGCTCGTCGACGACGCACGCCCCGTGCGCCTGCTCTACGTGGGGCGGGGCGTGGCCAAGCTGGACGACTGCGACGACGCCGCGGTGCGCGCCCGCTACGGGGTTCCGGCGGACCGCTACGCCGACTTCGCCGCCCTGCGGGGCGATCCCAGCGACGGACTGCCCGGCGTGGCGGGCGTGGGCGAGAAGACGGCCGCCCGGCTCGTCGAGCGGTACGGCGACATCGCGGGCATCCTGGCCGCCCTGGACGAGCCGGGCTCCGGCTTCGCCCCCGGGCTGCGCACCAAGCTCGCCGCCGCGCGCGACTACCTGGCCGTCGCGCCGCAGGTGGTCCGGGTCGCCCTCGACGTGCCGCTGCCCGAGCTGGCCACCGAGCTGCCGACCGCACCGGCCGATCCCGACCGGCTGCTGGAGCTGGCCGGCGAGTGGAACCTGGCGGGCTCGGCACGCCGGCTCGTCGACGCCCTCGCCCAGCGGTCCTGA